In Solanum lycopersicum chromosome 5, SLM_r2.1, the following are encoded in one genomic region:
- the LOC101264421 gene encoding serine/threonine-protein kinase 1, with amino-acid sequence MEFRPSSWRSRKPPPPAKQSDIYSTFVIHDNDRKTDEKDNSDLYATMVCKDDDDDDVVDDLNDDESLPPLLKRLPKDFGGGGGAIDSVSDDDMASISGTMIVKTDRSSKFTTPKQPQQQTARYMSYWDRDEKSPVRRRYEEDEDEDEEEEEEDGRFSTFVVKDNEFDSGTMVRRTVRSGSNEGAGSTMSRAVASMQAAGEIGIGRQRNRSSRAPSDEEGGTLRPQGSKVSSSSIPDSVTREDPCTKYELLHELGKGSYGAVYKARDLRTSEMVAIKVISLSEGEEGYEEIRGEIEMLQQCSHPNVVRYLGSYQGEEYLWIVMEYCGGGSVADLMNVTDEALEEYQIAFICREALKGLSYLHSIFKVHRDIKGGNILLTDQGEVKLGDFGVAAQLTRTMSKRNTFIGTPHWMAPEVIQESRYDGKVDVWALGVSAIEMAEGLPPRATVHPMRVLFMISIEPAPMLEDKEKWSLVFHDFVAKCLTKDPRLRPTASEMLKHKFIEKFKAGASVMMPKIEKAKQIRASMALEAQNIASETPEVLGGPKVNDEFGDTVPSKPKNDDAPSTSLEPVGEGDFGTMIVRDGPDIDKTASQIRNAEASSTLRRTGIPSIPTIAGKSNDPWLLNDIDVSSPVGMSQRQSMQVSSPGTLPSPDQGLKGSTTSQATVSSGGGGYNTGTLPNETVSRRALDKLRSIYSAGNTVPIPFLRATDISPIALLSEDVLGDWQRDNSGKTAVEAMQELFSGDSQSKKGRSRQNEVPLPPSVYQRLTSSPTLMNLAQALAYHKMCYEEMPLQEMQASQEQQTIQNLCDTLRTILRL; translated from the exons ATGGAATTTCGTCCGTCGTCGTGGCGATCCCGGAAGCCGCCGCCGCCGGCGAAGCAATCCGACATTTACTCCACCTTCGTCATCCACGATAACGACCGGAAAACCGATGAGAAAGACAATTCAGACCTCTATGCTACTATGGTTTGCAaagacgatgacgacgacgacgttGTAGATGACTTAAACGACGACGAATCACTTCCTCCTTTACTCAAACGTCTACCTAAGGACTTCGGCGGAGGAGGTGGAGCTATAGATTCAGTTTCCGACGATGATATGGCATCAATCTCCGGCACGATGATTGTGAAAACCGATCGAAGTTCGAAATTCACCACTCCTAAACAACCACAGCAGCAGACTGCTCGTTACATGTCCTATTGGGATCGGGATGAGAAAAGCCCTGTGAGAAGGAGATATGAGGAAGATGAGGATGAAgatgaggaggaggaggaggaggatgGTAGGTTTTCGACGTTTGTAGTGAAGGATAATGAGTTTGATTCAGGGACTATGGTGAGGAGAACCGTTAGAAGTGGAAGTAATGAAGGTGCTGGATCAACTATGAGCAGAGCAGTGGCTAGTATGCAGGCAGCAGGGGAGATTGGAATAGGGAGGCAGAGGAATCGTAGCAGTAGAGCGCCCTCTGATGAGGAAGGTGGTACATTGAGGCCACAGGGGAGTAAGGTGTCGTCGAGTTCAATACCGGACAGTGTGACTAGGGAAGATCCTTGTACCAAGTATGAATTGCTTCATGAGCTAG GGAAGGGTTCATATGGGGCTGTTTATAAAGCTCGAGACTTGAGGACATCAGAAATGGTTGCCATCAAAGTCATATCATTATCTGAAGGG GAGGAAGGCTATGAAGAAATTCGAGGTGAAATTGAGATGTTGCAGCAGTGCAGTCATCCAAATGTCGTTCGCTATCTTGGGAGCTACCAAGGAGAAGAGTACCTTTGG ATAGTAATGGAGTATTGTGGGGGTGGAAGTGTTGCTGACTTAATGAATGTCACAGATGAGGCTTTAGAGGAGTATCAAATAGCTTTTATTTGTCGAGAGGCATTGAAG GGCCTCTCCTATCTGCACTCTATTTTTAAAGTACACAGAGATATTAAAGGTGGCAATATCCTGCTGACTGATCAAGGAGAGGTTAAATTAG GTGATTTTGGTGTTGCTGCGCAGCTGACTAGAACCATGTCCAAACGTAACACG TTTATTGGCACTCCCCATTGGATGGCACCAGAAGTCATTCAAGAAAGTCGTTATGATGGGAAG GTAGATGTATGGGCTCTCGGAGTGTCTGCTATTGAAATGGCGGAG GGTCTTCCTCCTAGGGCAACAGTGCATCCAATGAGG GTGCTATTTATGATATCCATTGAACCAGCTCCAATGCTTGAGGATAAAGAGAAATG GTCTCTTGTATTCCAtgattttgttgccaagtgTCTTACAAAAGACCCTCGACTTCGTCCAACTGCCTCCGAGATGTTAAAG CACAAATTCATCGAAAAATTCAAAGCTGGAGCTTCTGTAATGATGCCGAAGATTGAGAAGGCCAAACAAATTAGGGCATCAATGGCCTTGGAAGCGCAAAATATTGCTTCCGAGACTCCCGAG GTTCTGGGAGGTCCAAAAGTGAATGATGAATTTGGCGATACTGTTCCTTCTAAGCCTAAAAATGATGATGCCCCTTCTACAAGCTTGGAGCCCGTGGGAGAAG GTGATTTTGGGACTATGATAGTCCGAGATGGACCTGATATTGATAAAACAGCTAGTCAAATCAGAAATGCAGAAGCTTCATCTACTCTGCGGCGTACTGGAATTCCTTCCATCCCCACCATTGCTGGCAAATCAAATGATCCCTG GTTGCTTAATGATATTGATGTCAGTTCACCCGTTGGAATGTCCCAGAGACAGAGCATGCAAGTATCTTCTCCCGGAACCTTACCTTCTCCTGATCAGGGCCTCAAGGGGAGTACTACATCTCAAGCAACTGTTAGTAGTGGTGGCGGCGGCTATAATACTGGAACCTTGCCAAATGAAACTGTCAGTCGGAGAGCATTGGACAAG CTTCGGTCCATATACTCGGCTGGTAACACAGTGCCAATTCCATTTCTAAGAGCAACTGACATATCACCGATTGCACTCTTGTCTGAGGATGTGCTCGGGGACTGGCAAAGGGATAATAGTGGAAAGACTGCTGTAGAAGCAATGCAGGAACTCTTCTCTGGTGATTCTCAATCCAAGAAAGGTCGAAGCAGACAAAATGAG GTTCCCCTTCCTCCAAGTGTATACCAAAGACTAACCTCGAGTCCTACACTAATGAATCTTGCTCAAGCCTTAGCGTATCATAAAAT GTGCTATGAAGAGATGCCTCTTCAGGAAATGCAAGCATCTCAGGAACAACAGACGATTCAAAACCTCTGTGATACTCTCAGAACTATTTTACGACTGTAA